The DNA window ATCGATGTATCCATACGTAGAGTAAATGTCTGCATATGGGCCATAAAACTGTTCCGCTGTTCGCCTAAATGAATCgttatgtatgtatgtacttgCGGTCAGAACAAGGGTCGTGTGCGTCAAACCTGCAGATTCACAAAAACATTTTTAGAAAATACAGAGATTCAACAATAATTAATTAGGTGCATGTCTCATAAGTCTTGGCCACATATGCAGATTCTGGCGATCCTGTAGTAGAGAGAAACCCAATGAGATACAACATCATGCAAAATAACCTACCTACAAAAgcaaggaagaaaaaaacttTCACATCCCAGACAGGTTGCAGTTTCCAGAATTCCATGAAAGCTGATTGGTTGAAAGGGACTCAAGCCAGCCTTGAGTGTCTGGGGTTCTGCTCATAGATGGTTGCGATGGGTACTGTACGTGCTGTACAGCTAGAGCTTTATGCGAGCGAGCAGTGGGAACTTCAGAATCTGCTCGCTACTGCGTCTTTTGCAGCATCAATGATCGGTGTGAATACGCGTGTAATAGACTAAGCAATTTGAATCGTTGCCACATGCATTAGCCCCCCGCAAGATACCTGAGTAGTAGGTGGTTGAGTAGAGGTATCGATTCTACTTCACCTGAGATTCACCTGACAAACGGAACTGGAAGCTTCTACGTATGTAGTAATCGGCCTCCGGCGATTCTAGGGAACTTTGAACGAGTAACAAGagcaagaaagaaaaaagacggGACCAGATACGGAGCTGAATGGAAATAACTTTACGGTACTTACAGGCACAAGGTCTTGACTCATTCCAGAACCTCCCGCACCTCACCTAGCGTCCCAGGCACCCATACACTGGAAGAGAACAACTTGACCCCTGTCGACACCCACAGAAATGCCACTGCGGGGCCTCAGTAGTCCGCCGTAACCAACTAAAATCATGACCCGAACTCCGCGTCCCGGCAAGGCCACCATGAACACGCAGCCATCATCGATGATGTTGGGACTTTGTAGTTAGCGATACAAGGTAGTTTAGTAGTCTAAACTTGCTCCATTTTGAGGGCTCAGTGAGGGCTTCCCCACACAAAGCGGCCTCTTGACGTGCACTGTAGCGAGGAATACCGTAGGTTTCAGCGAGAGGAAAAAATTATAGTTACCTGTATGTACAGAAGGTACCTGCCAAGGTATCCACTGCACCTCAGGCAAAGAGCAAAAAAAGGAAGCCACTCCCCCGACCCTAAGGCCTGGGTCCGTGTCGAATattcatcatccatctcaatTAACTAACACCCGAGGACAAATCTGCCAACCCCGGACAAACGGTTGTcatatttttttcttctccttcgattctctttctcttcatcctctcccCAACCATTTATCTATTAATCTGGTCTGCGCGTTTATTTGACGGCGTACTTGCTGTCAAATGAACCTGCAATTGATATCATCACCTCTTTTCTAATGTAAGTGTCACTCGTTGTTTTTCTGGATTTGGTCCACTACACACCACCAATTGCCTCCACGCCTCCCCGGATCGCATGGTTCGACAAGATCTCACAATCATTCGACTTCACTCCAACTTTGAAGATCCTCAGGCATTCCCCCGCCGGCACTTGATCGCATTGATCATTGCTTTTCCAATTATTATGTTACTAACAGAAGACTTCCAGTCTCCTCTCCTCCCTCCTGGGTGATTTCTAAATGCCCACCATATACTCCTCCCTCTACTCGAATTTCGTCCGTCAAGGATCAACATTCGCAAAGTCTATTACAACACACGGTTACGCGCAATCCGTTGTTGCCGCCACTCACCCTCACGTCCTCAACTCACAGAATCGACCTGTCTTTGTACGACGAAAGACCAACCGACTCAATCGTTTCTCTAGCCTCCAGCTTCATTCCGCCTTCCACACTGAGCGCACAGCATCTTCGGGCCTCCCGTCCGTAGAGCACCGCCCCGGCCAAAACCATGGAGGTCTAGACGCGTATTTCGAGGCCTTGCAACACCAGCAGGCCACCGGTGAAGTCGACTCCGAATGGACTCAGTTCGATTTCCAGAAAAGCATTGAGTGGAAGCCCACTGCGGCATCCATTCTTACTAAGGACAAGTCCGCTGCTCAGGATGTTATTGAACAAGCTTTGATTGAGGATGCTGAGGTCAAGTCGAACTTGTCAATTGAGGACCAGGCAGCTCTTGCGCATATCGATGCTGCCCTTGAGCGTGAGCTTGAGGTGCGAAGTCTGCAGGAGGCAGCTGAAAATGCTGTCGCCGAAGGACGACCGATCTCATCCCTTGGCTTCAAGTCACGATCCCCAGTGATTTCCAGGTCACAAACCCCTGCAAGTGTCGCTCGAAGCGCCATTCCGTCTGTTGGCACCCAATCGTTGTCTTACGCCGACCATCTCCACAAGCTTGCAAAGGATGGTCGTTATGTTGAGATTCCCGCAGTCTTTGAGGCAATGCTGGCCATCGGCGTACAACCAATTGCCGGTGCCTACAATGCTCTCTTGTTGGCTGCCATCCATATCCCTATGAAGAAGACTGAGATTGTCTCCAAGGCTCTCGATGTCTACGCTGATATGCTCCGGAGGAAGGTTTCGCCAGATGCTGACACTTTTAACATTCTTGTCGGTCTTCTGGCTTCTCGATGCCTCGAGGTTGCTGAGCTGAAGGCTGCTTTAGAAGACAAGAGGGTGCGATTCGGTGGCATGGACGAGCCCGGCAAGTTCATGCTCCCGTCCCACGAATTTGAGCATGCTATTCTTTGCGAGGATGACCGTCTTGATTACGCCATCAAGTTGTTCGACACATCGGTTGACACTGATGTTGCCGAGTATACTGCTGAGACGTATCACCAGTTGATCACCGCTTGTGCCAAGGACGGACGTGTTGCTGACATGCTCCGTCTCTTCGAGCACATGGAGGCTAGCCAAACCGTTCCCTTTGCCGCCGTGTTCCCTACCATGATCACTGCTTTCGCCTCATCCGGGGATCTGATTAGTGCTGTCGAATGCTACAACGAATACCGAAACTTAGCAATCGCTCATGATGATGGCCAGACCACTCTCAATGATCGACTTGACGCTGAGGTTTACGCTGCAGTCATCAACGCCTACGTGGTTACTGACAAGATTGAGGGTGCCATGAAGTTCTTCAAAAAGATCGTCGACGAGTACGGTGTCCGCGCTGCCGATATCAAGGACGCTCTCGTCACAACTGGTTTTGTCAAGGGCTTCATCACCCGTGGTATTTACCAGGAAGCTTTCTACTGGGCCCAGTCCGTTGAGGCCGAATCCCGTGCTAAGGCTATGAGCGAGATTGCCACCGTTGCTGCTGACAAGGACGACAAGGAAACTGCTATCGCCGCTTATAATGGTATGCCTATGTATGCCGATGATCTAGTGACTCCTGCCACGGCTCTTCTCGCTATGAGCGTTCGTGAGGGTGATGTTGTTAGCGCTTCGAAATACTGGCAAGCCTTGAACAGTCCTGAGGTGCAGGTTACTACTGCTTTCATTGAACCCACAGCCATGTATGCTGTCGCTTTGATCGGCTCCGGGCAGGTTGTGGAGGGTATGGATCAGTCTGAGATGATGTTCCAGCGAATTCGGGCATCTCTATCCGAGGCCAAGTCCCATCTCGTTGAAGAGATTGACGAGGGCGCCGAGTTCATCTCTCGATACATGGAGACTCGAGGCATCGTTGACCCCCGTCAACTAGCCCCTCAAGTTCTTGACTTCACACAGCAGCCCGCGGTCGCTTCATCTTACCTATCGACTCCCGCCCTTCCCAGCTTCGAGGATACTTATGATCCCTATGCCCACAACACCGATTTCAAGGGCTCTTCCCTTATCGCTGATGATCTTGAGGGCAGCCATGGTCGTAAGGGACCTCGTCTCAACGAGGCCCTCACCCGTTTCCGAAACATGCGACGTGCCGGCCGACATCCTCGTTACATTACTTACGCTAAGCTTATTTCTGCTGCTGCCCGTGATGGCAAGGTCGATCTGTGCTATGACATCCTTGCCATGGCCCGCACCGATATGCCCATCATGCCCCAGTATGCTGTTGTCCGTTACGGATGGTCTAGTATTCTTGATGCCATGATTGGGGCCTGTCTTACCGTGGGCAACCGTGGACGCGCTGAGCAATTCCACCAGGAGTTGTTAGAAATCGGCGCTAGCCCCTCCGCGAACACTTTCGGTCTATATATCACCACTCTGAAGGACTCAACTAAGACTTTCGATGAAGCATCTGAGGCTGTCCGCATCTTTCACCGTGCCAAGGCTGAGGGTGTTGAGCCCAGCTCATTCCTGTACAATGCCCTCATTGGTAAGCTCGGCAAGGCGCGCCGCATTGATGACTGCCTGTTCTACTTCGGCGAGATGAGAAACCTCGGAATTAAGCCTACGTCTGTAACCTATGGTACTATCGTCAACGCCTTGTGTCGCGTTAGCGACGAGAAGTTTGCTGAGACATTGTttgatgagatggaggcCATGCCCAACTACAAGGCTCGTCCCGCTCCTTACAACAGTATGATGCAGTTCTTCTTGACCACTAAACGCGACAAGTCCAAGGTGCTGGCTTATTACGAGCGCATGAAGGCTAAGGGTATCGCCCCCACTGCACACACTTATAAACTCCTTGTCGACACTCATGCCACTCTGGACCCGGTTGATATGGAGGCCGCTGAGGAGATCCTCGACATGATCCGTGCCTCTGGCCAGCGCGTCGAACCTGTTCACTACGCTTCCCTTATCCACGCGAGGGGATGCGTTCTACATGACATGGAAGGTGCTATGAAGATGTTTGATTCCGTTGTCAAAGAGTCTCTCGTCCCCATCAGTGCCAGCCTGTACCAAGCTCTCTTCGAGGCCATGGTTGCTAATCATCAGGTTGCTGCTTCTGAGCCCGTCCTCGCGCACATGCGAAGCAAAGGTGTGGAGCTGACCCCTTACATCGCCAACACTTTAATTCACGGCTGGGCcgctgagaagaagatcgaaAAGGCTCAGGGCATCTATGATGCTGTTGGCCGGGAGAAGCGTGAGCCTAGCACATACGAGGCTATGACTCGTGCGTTCCTGGCTGTGGAGCAACGTGAACAGGCCAAGGGTGTTGTCGGCGAGATGCTCACCCGCGGCTACCCCAGTGCTGTTGTCAACAAGGTTCTTGAGCTCCTTGGAGGAGGTCAGCAAGAAGTTGCTGAGTAAACGAGCTATTTGATGTGGAATTGTTGATGTGGTCATGGTaatgtttttttttatgCCGGCGTACTTTGCTTGATACCCTGTTGTTCTGTTTAGAAGGTGGGGTTTGGTTTGTTTGATTTGGTTTGGGCTGGGTTAGGTTGGGCTGGTCTGGTTGTCTTTATAATGGGGGACATTTTTGATGAAATTAATGTCATATTCGAGAGGCTATGGTTGCCCTCGATCCCTTGAATGGGGACGGCGTTTGGGAATCAAAAAAAGGGATTTTACGTGGAGCGTTTGTCTCTGAATGATTTGAGTTTGGGGTCGGACGTTCCCTGGATAGATCATCACCACTCCAAGAAAGGGAAATCATTTGCATGTCGTGTCATGATATATTATGGCATGTCGTGCTAGCAGCATAGACGGGGCCGGGCGTGTTATATATCAGCTAGGAGGAAAAGATTAGGACTAAGAATATGCTTGGCCAAGTCAAAGGAAAGCATAGCAGGAGGTCCTGCTGCTTGTATCATCAATACAATACACCATTGAAGAAATGGCGTTTTTGCCATCAACTATCTATGTCTATACTCTTGAACATCTTGTGAATGTGTTTGTTGACAGGGTGGAAAGACTTGGGGTATAGAAATAACTACTAAGTCTAAgaagcataaactgacctattaatttcgtctcttatgcttaaATTGTCGATACTGCCTGTTGACTAATCTCGAGGTCTGAACCAAATTGGTTGAAACTCTGTTGAAACCTGAAGTGAATGTTATTGGGCGATTCATTTTCTAATACGTCGTATTATATTAGTAGATCACAGTGTGGTCTATGCTATAGTTCCAGTCACTTGCACTGTACGTTATAGAAATGAGGCCCCGCTGGAGTTTGATGATTCTTCTCGATTCGGTATTGCATTACATTACAAGCAGTCCTAGATAAGAGTTTTGCTCACAATCAAGAGTTCTATTCCGTCTGTATCTTATATCAGTTTCATCTTTCATCCTCATCTCACTTGTTGGTCTGTCGTATATATACATACCACTCACTCAGAATGAGCCTCAAGCACCCCACCATCGCCGTCTCAGCTCCTGGCAAGGTCTTCCTCGCTGGCGGGTACCTCGTCCTGGATCAGGAGTACACGGCCTTTGTATTCGGTCTCAATGCtcgcatcaacatcatcgcaGGAGATATCCACACAACCGCTGGCGTTCAGCTTACTGAGATTGTGGTCGATAGCCCTCAGTTCCTTGATGCTCAATGGCGGTATGGATATCACCTTGCCGGTGAGGGCGGCGGTATCAAAGTGACTCAATTGCAAGTGTAAGTGGCTTCTCTCTCACAAAGTCATGAACTATCCGGATATACGAATGCCATATCACCGAGGGGAAATGCTTAGGTGGCTGGCTGGTTGCGCAAACAGCTTCGAGTCCGTGATAGGTTGGTCGATCATGAATCGTTCGACGCAAGCCAATCATCAATCAACCTTTCAACACAAACCTTTATCTTCAAAGCGTTATACTCACTTTTGCATACTCACTATTCAGCAGCGGTACTCAGATCAACCCCAACCCCTTCGTCGAGACGACTCTCAGCTATGCTCTCACCTACATCGACCGCGTTGCTGGGCATCGTCCCAGTCACAGCTTAGCATCTGCCCGTCTCATCATCCTTGCAGACAATGACTATTACTCTCACTCAGAATCCGACACCACTCGTTCAGGTCGTTTCGCCAAGTTCCCCGTGACTCTGAGCAATGCTAACAAGACTGGTCTTGGCTCTTCCGCTGCTCTTGTCACCTCACTAACCGCCTCACTCCTTGTTCATTATCTACCCGAGGATCTCTTTAACATTGATTCCGACAAAGGAAAGAGAACGCTGCATAACTTAGCCCAGGCTGCCCACTGCGCTGCCCAGGGCAAGGTTGGCTCGGGCTTTGATGTTGCGACGGCTGTTTATGGATCGTGTAGGTACAGGCGCTTCTCTCCGGCCACGCTGAACAAGATCCCCGAACCCGGTGCGACTGGCTTCGCTGATGCTCTGGTGAAGCTCGTCGACGGCGAGTCTGAGTGGGATGTGGAGGTTCTCAAGGATGCTGTCACGATGCCCAAGGGTGTCGTTCTGCGTATGTGCGATGTCGACTGCGGAAGCAAAACCGTCGGTATGGTCAAGAAGGTCCTCGCGTGGAAGGCCACAAACGCCGACGAATCCAAGACTCTTTGGGATGAACTACAGAAGCGTAACGAGGAACTGATTGCCACTCTTAATGCCGGCGATGTTTCACAGCTGCCCGAGAAGATTACCGCTGTGCGAGAGAAGATTAGAGAGATGGGCAGCGCGAGCGAGGTTCCCATCGAGCCTGAGAGCCAGACAGAGCTCCTGGACGCTCTCAGCACCGTCGAAGGGGTCTATGGTGGTGTGGTCCCTGGTGCGGGTGGTTACGATGCGCTGGCTCTCCTGATGAAAGACGATGAGGAGACGAAGCAGCG is part of the Fusarium poae strain DAOMC 252244 chromosome 4, whole genome shotgun sequence genome and encodes:
- a CDS encoding hypothetical protein (BUSCO:2523at5125), whose amino-acid sequence is MPTIYSSLYSNFVRQGSTFAKSITTHGYAQSVVAATHPHVLNSQNRPVFVRRKTNRLNRFSSLQLHSAFHTERTASSGLPSVEHRPGQNHGGLDAYFEALQHQQATGEVDSEWTQFDFQKSIEWKPTAASILTKDKSAAQDVIEQALIEDAEVKSNLSIEDQAALAHIDAALERELEVRSLQEAAENAVAEGRPISSLGFKSRSPVISRSQTPASVARSAIPSVGTQSLSYADHLHKLAKDGRYVEIPAVFEAMLAIGVQPIAGAYNALLLAAIHIPMKKTEIVSKALDVYADMLRRKVSPDADTFNILVGLLASRCLEVAELKAALEDKRVRFGGMDEPGKFMLPSHEFEHAILCEDDRLDYAIKLFDTSVDTDVAEYTAETYHQLITACAKDGRVADMLRLFEHMEASQTVPFAAVFPTMITAFASSGDLISAVECYNEYRNLAIAHDDGQTTLNDRLDAEVYAAVINAYVVTDKIEGAMKFFKKIVDEYGVRAADIKDALVTTGFVKGFITRGIYQEAFYWAQSVEAESRAKAMSEIATVAADKDDKETAIAAYNGMPMYADDLVTPATALLAMSVREGDVVSASKYWQALNSPEVQVTTAFIEPTAMYAVALIGSGQVVEGMDQSEMMFQRIRASLSEAKSHLVEEIDEGAEFISRYMETRGIVDPRQLAPQVLDFTQQPAVASSYLSTPALPSFEDTYDPYAHNTDFKGSSLIADDLEGSHGRKGPRLNEALTRFRNMRRAGRHPRYITYAKLISAAARDGKVDLCYDILAMARTDMPIMPQYAVVRYGWSSILDAMIGACLTVGNRGRAEQFHQELLEIGASPSANTFGLYITTLKDSTKTFDEASEAVRIFHRAKAEGVEPSSFLYNALIGKLGKARRIDDCLFYFGEMRNLGIKPTSVTYGTIVNALCRVSDEKFAETLFDEMEAMPNYKARPAPYNSMMQFFLTTKRDKSKVLAYYERMKAKGIAPTAHTYKLLVDTHATLDPVDMEAAEEILDMIRASGQRVEPVHYASLIHARGCVLHDMEGAMKMFDSVVKESLVPISASLYQALFEAMVANHQVAASEPVLAHMRSKGVELTPYIANTLIHGWAAEKKIEKAQGIYDAVGREKREPSTYEAMTRAFLAVEQREQAKGVVGEMLTRGYPSAVVNKVLELLGGGQQEVAE
- a CDS encoding hypothetical protein (BUSCO:33794at5125), whose product is MSLKHPTIAVSAPGKVFLAGGYLVLDQEYTAFVFGLNARINIIAGDIHTTAGVQLTEIVVDSPQFLDAQWRYGYHLAGEGGGIKVTQLQVGTQINPNPFVETTLSYALTYIDRVAGHRPSHSLASARLIILADNDYYSHSESDTTRSGRFAKFPVTLSNANKTGLGSSAALVTSLTASLLVHYLPEDLFNIDSDKGKRTLHNLAQAAHCAAQGKVGSGFDVATAVYGSCRYRRFSPATLNKIPEPGATGFADALVKLVDGESEWDVEVLKDAVTMPKGVVLRMCDVDCGSKTVGMVKKVLAWKATNADESKTLWDELQKRNEELIATLNAGDVSQLPEKITAVREKIREMGSASEVPIEPESQTELLDALSTVEGVYGGVVPGAGGYDALALLMKDDEETKQRVEVFLEKWATEKGTKVKLLGVKGEMEGVRSESLDVYAGWV